The DNA segment ATTTTTTCTAAAAGAATCCTGCCATTGATCCATTCGAGAAAAGAAATAACGTTTGCGTTCTCCCAATTTTGTTCGGTAACCAATATAGTTTATGGTCAATAAATTGTTGATGGCATTACTGGTGGCACTTTTACTTAAACAAAGAATAGCTCTAATTTCATCGAAAGTAAGCTCTTTTTGATCAATTACAGTTAACAGTGCGTTTACTCTAGCAGACGCAGGAGACAAACCAAACTGTTCTTGGATAACCCCATAGGTCTCCAACAATTCTTTTTGCTTTTCTGTTAAATTAATTTTTTCCATAATACTGGGACAAATATACTATAAACTATTTAGTTCTTTACTAAAAGAACTAAATGGTTTAAGATAACTCCGGTAGGTATTTTCAATACTCAGTATACTTCTTTTTGAATGAAATAATTTTATTTTCAAAAGTTTTGAAGCTATCATAAATTTATGTTACCATCTTACTAACCTAATGGAAATTGGCAAGAATGCTACATTAGTAATAAAGAACTATGCGATTACATCGGGTTTATTGAACGGTTCCACTTTATTAAAATATGCTAGGTTGATAAAAGTCATATTTCTTTATGAAGTTTCAATTTATATTTGAGGAAACTTAAAACCATAAAGCTATGGAAATTAATGTTCAGTATGTCAAAATGGAAGCTAGTGAAGCGTTAGATACGTACCTAACAAAAAAGCTCAATAAACTTGCCAGACAGTATGATTGGTTAATTCGTGCCGAAGTATTTTTTAAAAAAGGACAAGATAAAACAGGAATGGATTGTATTTGCGAAATAGAGCTTAGTGCCCCAGGACCTAGGATATTTGCAAGTTCGACTAATACCTATTATGAATCGGCCTTGAAGGAAACTATTCGTGACTTAAAGCGACAACTCGAAAAACGCCATTCGCTATTTACAGCAAAATAAAAACAGTAAAGAACATAATTATGAAAAAAATATTAGTACCAACCGATTTTTCAAAACACGCAGATTATGCCTTAAAAGCGGCTGCTACAATCGCAAAAAAACACAATGGAGAATTAGTTGTTGTGCATATGTTAGGTCTCAGCGAAGCGGTTGTAAATAGAGACGAATCCCGCGAAGTGATGGAAGCATTGTATTATATGAAACTAGCCGAGAAACGTTTTGATGAATATTTAGATAAAAGTTTTTTAGAAGGGATTAAAGTACAAACTACAGTACAAAATTATGAGGTTTTTACAGAACTAGGTATGCTTGCAAAAGACTTTAATTGCAACTTAATTGTTATGGGGTCTAACGGCAGCACAGGATGGAATGAAGTTTTTGTGGGTAGCAATACCGAAAAAGTAGTGCGTACTTCTGAAATTCCAGTATTGGTTATAAAAGATGATCAAGTGGATTTTAAAATAGACAAAGCGGTTTTTGCCAGTGATTTTAAAGATGAAAACTTACCTGCCTATTATAAGGCTATGAAGTTTTTTCAAGTATTTGACGCCGAAGTAAAGTTATTGTACGTGCATTTACCTGCTGAACAATTTAAAAGCACCTATGAAATTGAAGAGCGAATCGTCAATTTTTTAAGTAAAAGCAAATTGGATGATGCACATACTATCAATAATGTTGTTTTTCAAAATTCATATACAGTGGAAAGCGGCATTTTTAATTACAGTAATAAAGTTAAGGCAGATGTAATTGCAATACCTACACACGGCCGGCGCGGTCTGGCTCACTTTTTTTCCGGAAGTATTGGCGAAGATGTGGTAAACCATAGCAAAATACCAGTGATTACCTTTAAAATTTAGCCATCTGATAATCTGTGTTGATTCTTTTTGGACTAAAAAATATTCAACGCAATATCGATCATAGTATTGAAAGTGTTTTCCCGTTCTGCTGAAGAAATTTCCTTTTTTGAAACTAATGAATCTGAAATGGTCAAAATAGCCAAAGCTTGTACCTTGTATTTTGCAGCAATGGTATAAAGACCAGCAGCTTCCATTTCAACACAAAATATATTATAATTTGTCCATTGCTTGGTGATTACTTAATTCGTTTACTAGTAAATACACATAGCCAATCTTTACATATACCGTTTATAAACCATATAGTTTCGCTTCATCAAACAGTTTTTATACTAATTGCAGTAGTAGTGGCTTTTAGCTGTGTATGATCTATGCTTTGATTTAGTTTTATTAGCTATGCTGATTGATTACCTTAATAAGATCGTTTTTCTGCAAAACCCCACTTTGTCGCCACAATTGCTTTCCTTGTTTAAATAGGAGCATAGTAGGCACACCGCGCACTTGGTATTGGGCGGCCAAAGGCTGATTTTTATCTACGTCTATCTTCACTATTTTAATAGTATCGCCCAACTCATCTTTAACTTGTTTTAATATGGGAGCCAACGATTTGCATGGACCGCACCAATCGGCGTAAAAATCAATCAGTACAGGTGTTTCAGAATTAATGATGGATTTAAAATTACTTTTCATAGCTTTATATTTGTGAACTTTAAGATACCAAAATTTCCTTATCCAAACAATGGGTTTCGTTTGCTTATTCGAAGTATTGGCATTAAGCGTTCCAGGGGAATTTTTATGGAATAGCTACCTGTATAGGAAGGGCAGATGACACAATCATCAAAATAGTATTCTATATAAGTATCATTCACTACAAAATTATTTTTGTACTCAAAAAAGTCATCGACTGTAATTTCCCAACAGTCATAATACATATCGCCGGCAGTTATTTTTTCAACTAAAAGATTATTTAATATTTTCCGGAGGTCTTCTTCACTGCCTTCTACAAAGAAGTCTTCATAGGTCATAAATACAGATTGTTCTAGGTCAAAATTTATACAATCGAAAGAATAAGAAGGGTGCAAGGTTCGTCGATAAAAATTTTCTTTGTAAAACAGCATGCTTATCAGTTTGTCATTGACGCTATATATTTTATAATCAATAGTGCGCTTTTCCCGAAACCGGTTAGTGGCAACAGTGTCGCAAATAAGTTCTGCGTCTTCAAGAATCCTGGCTTCGATGGCGGTAATACCTACGTAATAATCATTGATGTATTCATTGAAGTTAGCATAACCCGCCTTTATCTTTTCATTTAATAAAGGATAGTGAAAGTCTAAGGTATATAGGTCAGCTTCTTTTTTAAAATTTTTCGCGATTATGAGTTCCTGTAGCTCAAACTTTTCATCAGGTTTTTCTTTTAATGTCTTTTGCTTTAGAATAATAGATTGTTGTTTTTTTAACTCCACGTCTTCACGGTTTGTTGGTACAGAGTCTTTTACAGTTTCAACCAAATTTTTATCAGTTTCTGTTTCAGATTCAGTTTGTTTAGGATCATTTTTACAGGCAAATACTATAAAAACTAAAAAATAAATTAATAGAATGCGCATAATTTAAACGTGTGTATTGTTTTCTTGTAGTAATATTTTCAGTTTTGCTAACATAATAAGTTCAGACTTGTTTTTGCCTGCAAAGGATGCAGCTATGGCATCTGCTGTTTTCCAAATAAGTTTTTTAATAGTTGTTGAAAACAGATTTGGGTTTTCTTTTTTGAAGTCCTTAAAATCTTCAAAACATTCATCTGGGTTCACTTGCTTGTCGTCCAGCCAATCAAAAACAATTTCTATTTGATAAGATGCATCACTGTGAAACTCATCTTCCAGAGCATCTAAATTTTTCCAGTGGGTCTTCACTAAAGTGCGTAGGGTGTCGACTTCGGCCTTTCTAATTACTTTATCGGCTGCTGCTATTGCGTAAAAAAGTTCGCCCAATTTTTGGTATAGAACTAGCTTTGGTGGTGGTTGGGTCATCATCATAATTAAATGTTTTACAGTATAAAAATACTCAATGGAAGCTGTGTATTAAATGATATAAATCAGGTTTCACATCAACAGTAAAATGTTTATTTTTGATATGTGAAAGTTTTTGAAGAAAAAAAGGGTAATATTTTTAAATTACTTTCTGAAGCTATTTCAGAGGGTATTATCATTGTAAATGAAAAACAGGAAATTGTAGCTAGTAATGGAGCAGCAAATACCATGTTTGGATATGAGGAAAATGAACTTTTAGGGCGAGATCTCAACCTATTAATCCCGAAAGATTATCATAAAAGCCATAGAGGCCATTTCGACAACTTTATCGAACACAGCGACAGGCGACAAATGGGACACGGTCGCGACTTGTATGGGCTACGAAAAGATGGCACTAAATTTCCTGTTGAAGCAGGACTCAATCCATTCCAAATTTATGAAAATGCTTATGTTATGGCATTGGTGAGTGATATCACCGTACGAAAACAACAAGAATTAGAAATAAGGGAACTTAATGCCAATTTGGAAGATAAAATTACCGAACGTACCCAAGCCTTGGAAAATACGGTGGCTCAAATGCAAGAAGAAGTAGAGAAACGACGAGCAGCCGAAAACAAACTGAAGGAGTCTTTACAGAAAGAACGGGAACTCAATGAATTGAAAACAAAGTTCCTTTCCATGGTTTCTCATGAGTTTAAAACCCCACTAAGTGGGATCCATACTTCTACCACTCTTATTGGTAAATACACAAAAGAAGAGCAACAGGATAAACGTGACAAGCATTTAAAAACAATTAAAGCAAAGGTTAAATACCTAGATAATATTTTAAACGACTTCTTATCAATTGAGCGTTTACAAACTGGGAAAACTGTTTACAAATTCAGTACCTTCCCTTTAAGCAAAGTTGTAAACGAGGTAATTTACGATGCCAATATGATGTTAAAGGATGGACAGCGCATTGAATACCCACAAAACATTGATGACATTACCTTAGAGTTTGACGAAAAAATTCTTGAATTAATACTGACCAATTTAATAAATAACGCAATTAAATATTCTTCGGAAGGGGATGTGATTGAAGTGAAAGCAAAAGCAAGTGAAAAGGAACTTACCGTTCAGGTTGCCGATGAGGGTATGGGAATTCCAGAGAAAGAGCAGAAGTATATATTTAACCGTTATTTTCGTGCCGAAAATGCTTTGCTAAACGCCGGCACAGGTATTGGACTTAATATTATTAAAAGTCACTTAGAGAACCTTGGCGGGCAGATAGTTTTTAATAGCAAAGAAGGTGAAGGGAGTACATTTATGGTAACCCTGCCAATAAAAGTTAAATAAGAAAGAATAATTTTCACA comes from the Marixanthomonas ophiurae genome and includes:
- a CDS encoding GbsR/MarR family transcriptional regulator, giving the protein MEKINLTEKQKELLETYGVIQEQFGLSPASARVNALLTVIDQKELTFDEIRAILCLSKSATSNAINNLLTINYIGYRTKLGERKRYFFSRMDQWQDSFRKNLDGFREYNKVMKAILAERTPETKDYNTKIKELTQFIDYYSEEAKKIIDNWEKK
- a CDS encoding HPF/RaiA family ribosome-associated protein, giving the protein MEINVQYVKMEASEALDTYLTKKLNKLARQYDWLIRAEVFFKKGQDKTGMDCICEIELSAPGPRIFASSTNTYYESALKETIRDLKRQLEKRHSLFTAK
- a CDS encoding universal stress protein, encoding MKKILVPTDFSKHADYALKAAATIAKKHNGELVVVHMLGLSEAVVNRDESREVMEALYYMKLAEKRFDEYLDKSFLEGIKVQTTVQNYEVFTELGMLAKDFNCNLIVMGSNGSTGWNEVFVGSNTEKVVRTSEIPVLVIKDDQVDFKIDKAVFASDFKDENLPAYYKAMKFFQVFDAEVKLLYVHLPAEQFKSTYEIEERIVNFLSKSKLDDAHTINNVVFQNSYTVESGIFNYSNKVKADVIAIPTHGRRGLAHFFSGSIGEDVVNHSKIPVITFKI
- the trxA gene encoding thioredoxin; amino-acid sequence: MKSNFKSIINSETPVLIDFYADWCGPCKSLAPILKQVKDELGDTIKIVKIDVDKNQPLAAQYQVRGVPTMLLFKQGKQLWRQSGVLQKNDLIKVINQHS
- a CDS encoding RsiV family protein, whose translation is MRILLIYFLVFIVFACKNDPKQTESETETDKNLVETVKDSVPTNREDVELKKQQSIILKQKTLKEKPDEKFELQELIIAKNFKKEADLYTLDFHYPLLNEKIKAGYANFNEYINDYYVGITAIEARILEDAELICDTVATNRFREKRTIDYKIYSVNDKLISMLFYKENFYRRTLHPSYSFDCINFDLEQSVFMTYEDFFVEGSEEDLRKILNNLLVEKITAGDMYYDCWEITVDDFFEYKNNFVVNDTYIEYYFDDCVICPSYTGSYSIKIPLERLMPILRISKRNPLFG
- a CDS encoding PAS domain-containing sensor histidine kinase; protein product: MKVFEEKKGNIFKLLSEAISEGIIIVNEKQEIVASNGAANTMFGYEENELLGRDLNLLIPKDYHKSHRGHFDNFIEHSDRRQMGHGRDLYGLRKDGTKFPVEAGLNPFQIYENAYVMALVSDITVRKQQELEIRELNANLEDKITERTQALENTVAQMQEEVEKRRAAENKLKESLQKERELNELKTKFLSMVSHEFKTPLSGIHTSTTLIGKYTKEEQQDKRDKHLKTIKAKVKYLDNILNDFLSIERLQTGKTVYKFSTFPLSKVVNEVIYDANMMLKDGQRIEYPQNIDDITLEFDEKILELILTNLINNAIKYSSEGDVIEVKAKASEKELTVQVADEGMGIPEKEQKYIFNRYFRAENALLNAGTGIGLNIIKSHLENLGGQIVFNSKEGEGSTFMVTLPIKVK